The region ACGCACGGGGCAGGATCCTAGCTGCAAATATTTCCTAAGTATCAATTTTGTCACAAAACTTTCACATAACAGTGACATATTTGTCACACATTGTGCCTTACAGTTGAAACTTGTTTTGTAAAATAGCAGATATACAGGTGTATTTTAAATATGGAGGGTGTTAAGGACAATGGATGCCTTGATCTTTTTAGGGGCCTTTATATTTTCAGGGTTTTTCTTTCTAACTATGGGATATCTGTATATGCGCAAGATTGCAGATCTGGAAATTGCAGCTGCTGAACAAGAGCAGAAAGAAGCTGTAAAGCAAGCAGACAAGGTAGCCTGATTAATTCCTTATCTAATCGAATATGACTGATTCATCCTTAACAGTTGCCGTGACAGGCAACTTTTTTCTTATTATTTGTTTAGGTTGAGTCAGTTTTCGAGATTAGGCAGGTTCGGGGTGTTTATGCCGTTGTTCCAGTCTTGGTGGACCCGGTTTCGATCTTTGGGGATCGTAATGATTAACCTGTTGTTGTCATGGTTAACGTGAATCTTTTCTTTGTCAATGGGAAATGGAAGGGGGATAAAGCGCTCCATACGTTGATAGGATTGCTGCCAAAAATAACGCCTCGTCGTTTGGTAATAGAATTCAGCTTCTTCCCTATGGTTCACACTAAGGCGCAGGCCGTGCGGTTCAAGATATACCTTAACCTGCTCTTTGCTTATACTTGGCAGCAGTACGGTTATCTTCAACTCCTGATCGGTTTCGTTCATGTTGATATGAAACATAGGCCAACCTCCTGTTTTACTTGACATTAATCTTGTGGCATTAGTAGTGTATGCGCCTCTTTTTTATTTCGGGTAGGCTGGAACCGGGGGATAAGCCTCTTTAAACTCTTGGGGGTGAATCAACAAGTCCAACTCTGTGATAGGAAAAGGAGGTGGACAAGGGCCTGGTTTTGTTTAAAAACAAAACCGGAGCCTCAGAAAATTGGCTCCGGTTAACTCA is a window of Caldalkalibacillus thermarum DNA encoding:
- a CDS encoding Hsp20/alpha crystallin family protein — protein: MFHINMNETDQELKITVLLPSISKEQVKVYLEPHGLRLSVNHREEAEFYYQTTRRYFWQQSYQRMERFIPLPFPIDKEKIHVNHDNNRLIITIPKDRNRVHQDWNNGINTPNLPNLEN